In a genomic window of Pseudoliparis swirei isolate HS2019 ecotype Mariana Trench chromosome 20, NWPU_hadal_v1, whole genome shotgun sequence:
- the calm3a gene encoding calmodulin 3a (phosphorylase kinase, delta) encodes MADQLTEEQIAEFKEAFSLFDKDGDGTITTKELGTVMRSLGQNPTEAELQDMINEVDADGNGTIDFPEFLTMMARKMKDTDSEEEIREAFRVFDKDGNGYISAAELRHVMTNLGEKLTDEEVDEMIREADIDGDGQVNYEEFVQMMTAK; translated from the exons ATG GCTGATCAGCTGACTGAGGAGCAGATTGCTG AATTCAAGGAGGCGTTCTCGCTGTTCGACAAGGATGGCGACGGCACAATCACGACCAAGGAGCTGGGCACCGTGATGCGCTCCCTGGGACAGAACCCCACCGAGGCGGAGCTGCAGGACATGATCAATGAGGTGGATGCCGACG GCAACGGGACCATCGACTTCCCTGAGTTCCTGACCATGATGGCCAGGAAGATGAAGGACActgacagtgaggaggagatcaGAGAAGCCTTCAGAGTCTTTGACAAG GACGGTAACGGCTACATCAGTGCAGCAGAGTTACGGCACGTCATGACCAACCTCGGGGAGAAGCTCACCGACGAGGAGGTGGACGAGATGATCCGCGAGGCCGACATTGACGGAGACGGTCAAGTCAACTATGAGG AGTTTGTCCAGATGATGACCGCCAAGTGA
- the si:ch211-261a10.5 gene encoding potassium channel subfamily K member 13, whose product MKTYVSCCCPSLIPSRETARFYLLFVLIALYMLAGAAMFSSLERGAELEAHRLWDTRLSDFSHEYNISCENLKSLLRHYEEARAAGIRSKPGRALWDIPGAFYFVGTVLSTIGFGVTAPSTGTGKVLLVFYGLLGCSATILFFNLFLERVITLLSSLIFRCRGRTARIGPGGRASEGNKNEEPKPSVYQVTLIFSVVALLVTCGAAALYSAMEGWTYTESLYFCFVAFSTVGFGDFVSGQREHHEHTWGYQVANCLLILLGVCCTYSLFNTISVIVKQWLNWVLRTIAWMCRSVAFCMGSN is encoded by the exons ATGAAGACATATGTATCCTGCTGCTGCCCATCCCTGATCCCCAGCAGGGAAACGGCTCGTTTCTACCTGCTTTTCGTGCTCATCGCTCTGTACATGCTGGCCGGCGCGGCCATGTTTTCCTCCTTGGAGAGAGGAGCGGAGCTGGAGGCCCACCGGCTCTGGGACACGAGGCTCAGCGACTTCAGTCATGAGTATAATATCAGTTGTGAGAATCTGAAATCTCTATTGCGCCACTATGAAGAGGCGAGGGCCGCGGGCATCCGGTCCAAACCAGGCAGAGCCTTGTGGGACATCCCAGGTGCCTTCTACTTCGTGGGAACTGTCCTCTCCACCATTG GCTTTGGAGTGACGGCCCCCTCCACTGGGACAGGGAAGGTCTTGCTGGTTTTCTACGGGTTGCTGGGCTGCTCGGCCACCATACTCTTCTTCAATCTCTTCCTGGAGAGAGTCATCACGTTACTGAGCTCGCTGATATTCCGATGCCGCGGAAGAACTGCACGCATCGGACCGGGGGGCCGAGCCAGTGAAGGCAACAAAAATGAAGAACCGAAACCATCCGTATACCAAGTCACGCTCATCTTTTCCGTCGTCGCTCTGCTGGTTACATGCGGGGCTGCCGCTCTCTATTCGGCCATGGAGGGCTGGacttacacggagtccctctaCTTCTGCTTTGTGGCGTTCAGCACAGTGGGCTTCGGGGACTTTGTCAGTGGCCAGAGAGAGCACCATGAGCACACCTGGGGATACCAGGTTGCAAATTGTCTCCTGATACTCTTGGGGGTGTGCTGCACGTATTCCCTCTTTAACACCATCTCTGTGATCGTCAAACAATGGCTGAACTGGGTGCTGAGAACAATAGCTTGGATGTGTCGCT CAGTAGCATTCTGCATGGGCTCCAACTGA
- the gemin7 gene encoding gem-associated protein 7: MLITGGNKRLNMATPVTVLRLPKGPDPNSRGFDPKSARFIALCRTSIPTSAASDSDPEQLPKEQHARSVLRERFLRCLLSMANKKIQFHMYERVKVEATFRASDIDVLNFQVSDLHTPIGVQKEALIRCQDVISFTFDA, translated from the exons ATGTTGATAACTGGAGGAAACA AAAGACTGAACATGGCGACGCCGGTGACTGTGCTCCGCCTGCCAAAGGGACCTGACCCCAACAGCCGCGGGTTTGACCCCAAATCGGCCCGTTTCATCGCTCTCTGTCGAACCTCCATTCCCACGTCGGCCGCGTCCGACTCGGATCCCGAGCAGCTGCCGAAGGAGCAGCACGCCCGCTCCGTGCTGAGGGAGCGTTTCCTCCGATGTCTGCTGTCCATGGCCAATAAGAAGATTCAGTTTCACATGTACGAGAGGGTGAAGGTGGAGGCCACGTTCAGAGCATCGGATATTGACGTGCTGAACTTTCAGGTGTCGGACCTGCACACCCCCATCGGGGTGCAGAAAGAGGCTCTGATCAGGTGTCAGGATGTGATTTCGTTCACTTTTGATGCATGA